The Candidatus Methylomirabilis sp. genome includes a window with the following:
- a CDS encoding DUF370 domain-containing protein: MAAKLLNVGFGNMVAVARIIAIVDPGSAPMKRLKDEAKQAGKLVDATNGRRTRSIIVTDSDHVVLSAIQTETITQRFEADVLSGRSGKGSRTE, translated from the coding sequence TTGGCCGCGAAACTGCTGAACGTAGGGTTCGGAAATATGGTGGCGGTTGCCCGGATCATCGCCATCGTCGATCCCGGTTCGGCCCCAATGAAGCGGTTGAAGGACGAAGCCAAGCAGGCCGGCAAGTTGGTTGACGCAACCAACGGCAGGCGCACCCGGTCGATCATCGTGACCGATAGCGACCATGTTGTGTTGTCGGCCATCCAGACCGAGACGATCACCCAGCGGTTCGAGGCCGATGTGCTTTCCGGTCGGTCGGGTAAAGGCTCGCGAACAGAATGA
- a CDS encoding YicC/YloC family endoribonuclease, translating to MTGFGQGECATSSKRYVCELQSVNHRYLDVRARLPKRLSALELQILKTLQGRFARGRFDVTVLEELTGEQSCTLRLNRPLAHAYLDAAKTLQSELGLTGEVTLELLLSRSDLFDLEGEESGAGDADWVAVRTALEGAMNAVVEMRREEGKALEADLLGHLDLVEATLATIVARAPEVVQSYKNRLELRLQRLLEGKSVDPGRLEQEVAILAERSDIAEETTRVTSHLRQFRDLIQQQGPHGRRMEFLLQEMQREVNTIGAKANDAKTSHDVITLKSILEQLREQVQNVE from the coding sequence ATGACTGGGTTCGGGCAAGGGGAGTGCGCTACCTCCTCAAAACGATACGTCTGCGAACTGCAGTCGGTCAACCATCGTTATCTCGATGTTCGTGCCCGGCTCCCAAAGCGGCTGAGCGCCCTGGAGTTGCAGATCCTGAAGACCCTGCAAGGACGCTTCGCGCGAGGGCGGTTTGACGTGACGGTGCTTGAGGAGTTGACGGGTGAGCAGTCCTGCACGCTGCGTCTCAATCGGCCGCTGGCCCATGCGTATCTTGATGCCGCCAAGACGCTTCAGTCGGAACTCGGTCTCACAGGAGAGGTAACATTGGAACTGCTACTTTCCCGATCAGACCTTTTTGACCTGGAAGGCGAGGAATCGGGGGCGGGGGATGCTGATTGGGTGGCGGTCAGGACTGCCCTTGAAGGAGCGATGAATGCCGTCGTCGAGATGCGACGGGAGGAGGGAAAGGCGCTCGAGGCCGACCTGCTCGGTCACCTGGATCTGGTCGAGGCCACCTTGGCGACGATCGTCGCCCGCGCGCCGGAAGTCGTGCAAAGCTACAAGAATCGTCTGGAGCTTCGGCTCCAGCGCCTGCTGGAGGGGAAATCGGTCGATCCCGGCCGACTTGAACAGGAAGTCGCCATCCTGGCTGAGCGTTCGGATATCGCGGAAGAGACCACGCGAGTCACAAGCCATCTCCGACAGTTCCGGGATCTCATCCAACAACAGGGTCCGCACGGCCGACGGATGGAGTTCCTGTTGCAGGAGATGCAACGCGAGGTCAACACTATCGGCGCCAAGGCGAACGATGCCAAGACCTCGCACGATGTGATAACATTAAAAAGTATCCTGGAACAGCTCCGGGAGCAGGTCCAGAACGTCGAGTAA